From the Fusobacterium ulcerans ATCC 49185 genome, the window TTGTGAAAATATAGGTGTACCAAAAGATATAAGAGAGATAGTACTTCCAATTGGAGCTACTGCACATATGGATGGAACTGTACTTAGTACTATATTAAAAATATCTTTTCTGTTTGGAATATTCCAAATACCATTTGCAGGTGTAGGAACTTATGTAAGTGCAATAATGCTGGCAATAGCTGGTGGAGTAGTAATGTCAGGAGTACCTGGTGGGGGACTTATTGGGGAAATGTTAATAGTAACTATGTATGGATTTCCACCAGAAGCATTTCCTATTATAGCTACAATAGGATATCTTGTTGATCCTCCTGCTACAATGATAAATGCAAGTGGAGATACATTAGCATCTATGCTTGTAACTAGATTCGTAGAGGGAAAAGACTGGATGAAAAGAAACTTAGGATAATAGATATAGACACCCTAAAATAAGGAGAGGCGGACGAAAGTTTGTCTCTTTTTTTATTTCTTAGGAAATTATAATTTGATAAATTTGTTGAAAAAATAAAAAATATTAATTATTTTGTATTCATACTAGATATATTAATTGAATAAGATTAAAATTGACAGCACAAAAAAGCTGATTGTTAATCAGCTATTTAGCGATATTCTTTCCAGCAAATGGAGCCTGTATGTATATTAAAATATGATATTTTTTTAACTTTCATTCTGGTATTACATTTAAAACAATAAAAAGGATTTACTCCAAAAGCTTTCCATATTTCAAGCTGATAAAAAGTAAAATTGGAATATTTAGAGACATATTTTCTCATGAATTTCATGATGTTTTTAAGTTCTGATTTAATATTTCTAGAATAGATTCCAAAGCGCCTAATCATTTTGAAATGTTTAGGGGGAATGTGAATAATTAATTTGGAAAGAAATGTTTCTGCATCTAAAGTAAGCTCAATTCTTTGTTTATCATCAGCAAGACTTTCATAATAGAAAGTAACCTTATTATCATAAAAATCAATAATTTTATATTCTGCGATAGGAGCTCTTGCTAGATATCTGCCAATATATTTAATTGCATAAATATTATTATTTAAATCATTTTTTGCAACATTGAAAAAGAATCTTGTATTTTTGCGATAAAGGTAGTTAGCAGCAGCATAAGCTTTAGCTTTAATTTCAGGCTTGTCATAATTTCCAGATTTAACAATATCAATAACCATTTTTTTCCATTGTCCAGCAATGGAATTGACATGAAAATATTTTTTTTCAAGAAATTGGTAGTTTTTATTGAAACCACCTAAAGTAACAATAGCATGAATATGAGGGTTCCATTTAAGATCGCGTCCAAAGGTGTGAATAACAGTAATCAATCCATAATGAATGATATCTGAGTTAGTAAAGTATTTAGAAGAATATTTTGAAATTTTATGAATTCTTTGATTTTTTGCTTTAATGTTATGAAATTGATATTTAAAAACATCATTAACAGCATAAGCAAGCTTAGTTAAAAGATCTCTATCATAGAAGAAAAACATTCTAAGTTCTTCAGGAATAGTAAAAAGGACACTTCTATGTTTAACATCAATAAGAGAAGTGGAAGTTTTTTCAGTTCAAAGAGCAGAATAACGTTTACCGCAGGAAGGACAAAATCTAGATTTACAAGTAACTTTAATTTTATGTGCATCATGACAATTAGGGCATTGAAGAGAGAGAAAAGATTTATCAATAGAACAAGCTAAGAATTTTTGAATAGTCTGTTTAACATCCTCAAAATGCTCATTTTTAAAATATTTCTTGATTTTACCTAAAAGATTTGTTATATTGATTTTAGAGATAATATGTTTGATTTGCATGTATGTCTCCTTTGTATAATTAGGGTGGTAACTATATTATACAAAAAAGAGAGCTGAGTAAAACATTTTTTTAAATGTTACTCAGCTTTTTTTATTTTTTTGGAGAATAAAAGAAAACGAAACTTTATATATTGACAAAGTTGTATTTGTGAGGTATATAATTATTAAAAGAGGAGGTATTTTAAAGTGGAAGAATATATAATACTAGAATTTATAGATTACACAGATGACCATTGGAAATACTTTATAAAATTTGAAGAGGGAGAAGAATATAACTGGTATATAACTTGTAAG encodes:
- a CDS encoding transposase zinc-binding domain-containing protein; translation: MQIKHIISKINITNLLGKIKKYFKNEHFEDVKQTIQKFLACSIDKSFLSLQCPNCHDAHKIKVTCKSRFCPSCGKRYSAL